The following DNA comes from Nocardia sp. XZ_19_385.
TGATCCTCAACCGAGCGCATCGAGCCCTTCCCTGATCTGGCGTCTCACTGAATCCCGCCGCGCACCAAGTGATGGTGTCACCGCAGCACGGTGAAAGCGGTTCGGCGCGCGGCTGGAACATTTTCAAAAACGGGTGAACTCTCATTCGTACCCGACCACGCGCCGACAGCGAAACCGATCAGTCGTAGGGCGTCAGCTGCGGATCCCACTCCGCACTCAGCCGGTGCTGCAACCACTCTCGCAAGGCCGGGCCGTATTCCTCACGTTCCAAAGCGAAATCGACCGCAGCACGAAGATAACCGCCCGGGTTGCCCAGATCGTGGCGCGACCCACGGTGCACCACAACGTGTACCGGATGTCCCTCTTCGATCAGCAGCGCGATGGCGTCGGTGAGTTGCAACTCACCACCCGCGCCGGGCTTGATGCGGCGCAGCGCGTCGAAGATGGCGCGGTCCAGCAGGTATCGGCCGGCCGCCGCGTAGGTGGACGGCGCGTCGGCCAGGGCGGGCTTCTCCACCATGCCGTTGACGCGCATCACATTCGGGTTCACCGCGTCCGGCACGGTCGCCACGTCGAAGACGCCGTAGGAACTGACCTGATCCTTGGGCACGTCGATGGCGCACAGCACGCTGCCGCCGCGTTTGCGCCGCACCCGGCTCATCACGTCGAGCACACCGACGGGCATCACCAAGTCGTCGGGCAGCAGCACCGCGATGGCGTCCTCGTCATCGTCGAGCACGCTCTCGGCCTGGGCGACCGCGTGCCCGAGACCCAGCGGTTCCTCCTGGATCACCGAGACCACGTCGAGCAGGCCCGGCGCCTTGCGCACCTTCTCCAGGAGCTTGAACTTGCCGCGCTCGGCCAGGGTGCTCTCCAGCACCAGGTCTTCGACGAAGTGTGCGACGACGCCGTCCTTGCCGGGCGAGGTCACGATCACCAGCCGGTCCGCGCCGGAATCGGCGGCCTCGACCGCGACCAGTTCGATGCCCGGGGTGTCCACCACCGGCAGCAACTCCTTGGGCACCGTCTTCGTCGCGGGCAGGAATCGTGTCCCGAGTCCGGCCGCGGGAACGACGGCCGTGCGGAAACACGACACCGCGCCGTCGGCGGAATGTCCGTTTGCTGTCATGGGCATACCCTATCCATCCATCACATGGCCCCAACGCCGTCTGCGGCGATGGGGCTAATTGCGGGTGAGCATATGGTGATCATCATGGAGATGCCCGGTGAGGCCGATAAACATGCATGGCGCTCCGAAATTCTCAGGCAAAGAAGTGCTCAGACCGCCACCGAGCATGCCGAAGAGGCTCGCCTACTGGCGAAAACCGCGGGCAAACTCGCAGTGAACGGGTGGGTATGCGCCTATGTGCCGGTGCGCGGCGAGCCGGGTTCGCGCGAGTTGCTCGATGCGTTGTGCGTGGGCGGGTCGCGTGTCCTCTTACCTGTGACGGGTCCGCCCGGGCCGCTGCAATGGGCCGAATACACCGGTCCGGACAGCTTGCAACCTGCGCGTTTCGGACTGCTGGAGCCGATCGGGGAACTGCTGGGCGCCGAGGCCGTCGGGCTGGCGGAGTTGATTCTGGTGCCCGCGCTCGCGGTGGACCTGCGCGGCGTGCGGCTCGGGCGGGGCGCCGGCTACTACGACCGGACCCTGGGCGCGGCCCGGCCCGGCGTCCGGCTGACCGCGGTCGTGCGCGACGCGGAGCTGGTCTCCAGGCTGCCCGAGGAACCACATGACCTGCGCATGGGCTGGGCGCTCACACCGCGGGGCGGGCTGCGGCAACTGGGTACCGTGGAATGAATGCAGGATTGGCGATGTTGGCACTGTCGCCTGTAGAGTGCCAGTTCGACGAGACCAGCGGAGGATCCTGTGCCAACTTATTCGTACGCGTGCACCCAGTGTGACAACCGCTTCGACATCGTTCAGTCCTTCAGCGACGACGCCCTGACCGTCTGCCCCGAGTGCTCGGGCAAGCTGCGCAAGCTGTTCAACTCGGTCGGCATCGTGTTCAAGGGCAGCGGCTTCTACCGCACCGACAGCCGTGGCGGCTCCGCCACCGCGAGCGAGCCCGCGAAGTCGGATGGCGCGAAGTCGGACAACGGGTCGAGCAAGCCTGCCGAATCGAGCGCTCCGTCGAGCAACGGCTCCGCCAGCAGCTCCTCTACCAGCACCGCAGCCGCAGCCAGCTGAGTTATCCACAGCCGGGAAGTTATCCACAGGCAGGTCTTTTCCCGGGCGTGGCGCGGTGTTCGCGGCCATAAGATCCGGCCATGAAATCGCGCACCGATCTCGGCCGAGAAAACCCGCTGCGCGCGGTTCTCGACAACCGCCCACCCTGGGCCGATCTGCTCCTGGTCCGCAGATTGCTCGCCGCCGCACTCACCGTGCTGGCGGCAGTGCTGTTTCTCCGCGGCGATCCGGATACGCACCCGGCGCAGGTGGTCGTCGCCGATCACGACCTACCGCCCGGCCGCCTGCTGGCAGCCGGTGACCTGCGCACCGCACCGCGCGAATCCGGTTCCCTCCCGTCCGGCGCGGTGCGTGACGCCGGAGAGCTCGTCGGCGCCACACTGACCGGCGCGATGCGGGCCGGTGAGGTCTTCACCGATCTGCGCATCGTCGGCCCGCGGCTGGCGGCCGTCGCGGCCGGCGCCCCGGACGCGCGCATCGTCCCGATCCGTCTCGCCGACAACGCTGTCGCGGAGATCCTGCGCGCCGGTGATCGCGTCGACGTGGTGGGCGCCGAGGACGGCAGCGACCGGCCCGCGCGCACGCTGGCCAGAGACGCCGCCGTGGTGCTGGTCTCGCGTCCGGCAGATCGGCGTGGGCAGCCGGAGCCGGTGGTCCTGGTCGCCATGGACGCCACCCATGCCACCGCCGTCGCGGCGGCCTCGCTGCGGACCGCGCTCACCGTCGTCTTCCACTGACCATTAGCATCGGCTACCAATCGCGGCTCCGCGCAGTCAGCTTTATCCGAACAGGAGAGATTTCGGCCATGCTCAAGGGATTCAAAGAGTTCATCTTCCGCGGGAACGTCCTCGATCTGGCCGTGGCCGTCGTGATCGGCACCGCGTTCACCGCGATCGTGAGCGCCTTCACCGACGGGATCGTCAAGCCGTTGCTCGCGGTCTTCGGCGGCACCAACGAACTCGGCTGGGGCTTCCAGATCGTGTCGGGCAAGCCCGCGACCTTCATCCAGCTGGGCACGATCGTGGGCGCGGTCATCGACTTCCTGCTGATCGCCGCGGTGCTGTACTTCATCCTGGTGACTCCGGCGAACCGGATCATGGCGCGCTTCGGCTCCAAGCAGGCGGCGGCCACCGAGATCGCACTGCTCACCGAGATCCGCGATCTGCTCGCCGAGCAGCGCAATGCGGAGGGCGACGCCGGAAAGGCCACCGGCAGCAGCACCACCACGATCCGCGAGGTGTAAACCGCAGCACGCCAAGCCAAAAGAGCAGGCCCGCCGCGAAAGCGACGGGCCTGCTCAGGTTTTCAGGTCTGGCGAACCAGATCAGCCGAGGCTGAAGGGGGCGCCCCACAGCGTCACGTACGACATGACGTTGTCGGTCTCGACCTTGACCTTCACGAAGGCACGAGCCTGCGCGTAACCGCCACAGCCGTTCAGGCCGATGGTGGAATCCGCCCAGCTCACCGAGCCGGTGAGGCCCTTGAACCGGTTGTTGCGCGAGTGCGACTCGTTGCCGAAGTCGTCGGCAACCTCACGGTCGAGGACGTAGAAGGTAGCGGACTGGCCGGGGCCGAGCGACAGCGCCGCGCCGCCGTTGGCGCTCGGGGTGCCCTTCGCGCCGCCTTCGCCGTCACTCTCGATATCGAGGCCGGCACCACCATCGACACCGACACCGCCGATGTTGACCTGGCAGCCCACCAGGTAGCCGGGGTAGATCCGGCCGCCGGCCGAGGCGCCGCCACCGGACAGCTCGACCGAGGCGGTGCCCGAGGCCCACGCGTTGCGGTGGACCGGGGTCGCGCCCATGGACGGGTTGATGTTGGCGGACTCACCGTGCAGGTTGACGGTCACCACGGTGCCGTCGGACAGGGTCTTGGTCAGGGAGCCACCGGGCAGCGGGATGAAGGTATCCGCGTTGGCCGCACCGGTGGAGAACAGGCCCATGGCGACAGCCGCGGCGGCACCCGCGCCGGCAACCTTCACCAGGCTCTTACGGTTGATCATGTTAATCCCTCAGGGGTTGGAAGTATGTTCGGCGAGAAGAGGATTCGAAGACGGGTCAGCCGATGGAGAAGGGCTGGCCGTACAGGGTGGTCTTCGAGTAGTGATCGCCGATGATTTCGACCACGGTGTAGGAACGCGCCTGCGCGTAACCGGCGCAACCGGTGATGCTGATCAGCATGTCCTCGTACTCGACCGAGTAGACGCCGGCCTTCAGAATGTCCTTCTGCTCGATGGCGGCCCAGCTGACCTGGCCGGGGCCGAGCCCCAGGCTGAACCCGCCGGAGAGGCCGAGGCTGTCCGGCTTGACGCTGACGCCACCGCTGAGGCTGAGCGCCTCGTCGCCGATGCTGACCTGGCAGCCGACGATGTAGCCGGTGGTGATGGTCGACGCACCGTGCGTCGAGGAGTTGTTGGTGCCGGGGCTGTTGTCCGCGCCGTTCCAGGGGCCGGGATTGCCGTCGGGAGTGGCGGTCACGTCGGCGGTCGCGTTGCCCGACACGCGCACTTCGCGGGTCACGCCGTTCGCGGTGATACCCGGGACGACGACAGCGTGCTCACCCGTGCGGGTAATGGTGACGCCTGGACCCGTCTTCTGACCGTCCGGCAACGGCACGAAGACATCGGCATTGGCAGCGCCGGTCGAAAACAGACCCATGGCAACGGCCGCGGCAGCACCGGCCACGCCGGCACTGCGACGCAGACCGTTGGTGCGGTTCTCGCTCATACTTCCCCTCATCAGGTTCTAACAGTCAACCTCGACCATCGAGGCTGGATGGTCCTCTCAGGCCCAGCTCAGTTTGTCGTCCGTTTGTTGCCGGTGTGTAACCGGCCGTTATTTCGGCGCAACGGCCTTAGCTGGCAACGGAACCGAGCCATGGTTCCGCCGGGTCGGCAACGTTCGTGACGTACCCGGGCCTGTGGGGTCCATAGTTGGGTGGCTCTGGGCGAAGATTAAACCGTAGGTAACTGTGTGGCAACGCGCGCTTTGGTAAAGAACATTGTGATGTAGATCACAGTACCAATCATGCTCATATCGCTTGACGTGCATAGACGCAGCGGGGAAGGGTTCCGGAGCGACTTATTCGACAACCCGCGGCACAACAAGGCCATTCGCGGGTACGAGTCAGCGCCGTAACGAAATGGCCTGCATCACAGTCGAAATACAAAAACAGTGAGGCAGCCGCGGCTATATATCCGTTCGTAATACGGAGCGCGGCCGTAGATAAAGCTCAACCGTGGTGCGGTGGCACCTGGGAGCGCAGCCAATCATCGGAAGACGATGGCGCTTCGGAGTCGTCACCACGCTCATCGCGGGTGGTATCGGGAAGAGCGTCGCCGAAGATTTCGGCTAAACGCGCGGCGTCCCTCGCCCGGCGGTCGGCCGGGCGAGGATCGTCGGAAGAACCGGTGCCGCTGATTATTCGGCCAATCCGGAGAGTTCGCCGATCGCCTTACTGGCGAGCGGCCCGAGGGTTGCCATGCCGTCGCGGACCGCGGCGCGAGTGCCCGGCAGGTTCACGACCAGGGTGCTGCCGGAGATGCCCGCGACCCCGCGCGAGAGCCCAGCGTCCAGCGAACCGGCGACCCGGCCGGAAGCGCGCAGCGCCTCGGTGATGCCGAGCAGCTCGCGGTCCAGCACCTGGGAGGTGGCCTCGGGGGTGACATCGCGCGGCGACATGCCGGTGCCGCCCACCGAGATCACCAGGTCGACACCGCCGATCACCGCGGTGTTCAGCGCATTACGGATTTCCACCTCGTCGGCCTGCACCGAAACGGATGCGTCGACTAGGAAACCCGCCTCGGTGAGCAGCTCGGTGACCAGCGGTCCGAGCGAGTCCACACCTCCATGCGCCGTTCGATCGTCGACGACCACCACCAGTGCACGCCCCGCCACAGGAGCATCGATTTCCATGCTGCTAACCGTAGCGCCTGCGGCCGCCTGTTCGACGGCTGAGTTGGCAACAGCACTGAGGTCCGCACTCGACATCAACATGACCTTCCAGCCTTACGCGGGAGCGCCGCTGAGCGTGACCTCGACGGTCTTGGGGTTGTTGCCCTGCTCATCGGTGTAGGTGACCTTCACCTTGTCGCCGGGCTGGTACGACCGGACCGCCGCGATGAGGGCGTTGCCGGAGCTGATCGGCCGGTCATCGATTTTGGTGATGACCGAACCCGCGGGGATGCCCGCCTTGGCCGCCGGGCCGTCCGGCGTCGCCTCCAGGACCAGCGCGCTGTCGTCCTCCGGGCGCAGCTTGATGCCGATCTGGGCGTAGGTGGCGTGGCCGGTTTTGATCAACTGATCGGCGACCCGACGGGCCTGATCGACCGGGATGGCGAAGCCGAGGCCGATGGAACCGGTCTGCTGCCCGGCCATCTCGTTGGCGCCCAGGCTCGCGATGGCGGTATTGATGCCGATCAGCTTGCCGTTCGAATCGACCAGCGCACCACCGGAATTGCCGGGGTTGATGGCGGCGTCGGTCTGGATCGCGTCGATCACCGGGTTCGGCGTATTCGGGCTCGAGGCGCCTTCGCCGCTGGTGGACACCGGGCGGTTCAGCGCGGACACGATGCCGGTGGTGACGGTGCCGGCCAAGCCGAGCGGGGAGCCGATGGCGATGGCGGACTCGCCGACCTGCAGGTCCGCGGAGGTGCCGAACTCGATCGGGGTCAGGCCGGTCTTCTCGGCCTTGATCACCGCCAGGTCGGAGACCGGATCGTTGCCGACCATGGTGGCCGGTGCGGTGCTGCCGTCGCTGAAGACGACCTCCATCTTGGAGTTCGCGCCGGCGCCCGCGGCGACATGGTTGTTGGTCAGGATCAGGCCGTCGGAGGACAGGACCACGCCCGAGCCCTCGCCTTCGGCGCGATTGCTCGCGACCTTGATCATCACCACGCTGGGCACCACCTTCTGGGCCACCGCCTGGATCGAACCGGCGGGCGCGTTCGCGACGTCCTTGACCTTCGGGCGGGGCGCGTCGAGTGCGTTGCTGACCGAGGTGCCGGAACCGTCCCGATGGGTGACGGCCGCGCCCACGACACCACCGATGCCACCACTGACCAGGGCCAGCGCCAGCGCGCCGGCGATGAGACCGGTGCGCAGCGGTTTCCGGGGCGGCTGCACGCCGTAGGGGGCGCCGGGGTGCGGCGGGTTCGGATATCCCGGCATCGCAGCGTATTCCGGCCCCGATTCCGGACCCGGGAACTGCTGGGTCTGGTACTGCGGCGTCGAATACTGACCGGTGGAATACGGACCGGCTTGCGAATACGGCTGGGAGGGCGCGCCCCAGCCGGCCGGGATCTGCTCGGTCGGCTGCGGACCGCTGGTACCGGACTTTTCTTCCTCGGTCATGGCTTCTCGTTTCTCCCTAG
Coding sequences within:
- a CDS encoding UTP--glucose-1-phosphate uridylyltransferase; protein product: MTANGHSADGAVSCFRTAVVPAAGLGTRFLPATKTVPKELLPVVDTPGIELVAVEAADSGADRLVIVTSPGKDGVVAHFVEDLVLESTLAERGKFKLLEKVRKAPGLLDVVSVIQEEPLGLGHAVAQAESVLDDDEDAIAVLLPDDLVMPVGVLDVMSRVRRKRGGSVLCAIDVPKDQVSSYGVFDVATVPDAVNPNVMRVNGMVEKPALADAPSTYAAAGRYLLDRAIFDALRRIKPGAGGELQLTDAIALLIEEGHPVHVVVHRGSRHDLGNPGGYLRAAVDFALEREEYGPALREWLQHRLSAEWDPQLTPYD
- a CDS encoding 5-formyltetrahydrofolate cyclo-ligase, yielding MEMPGEADKHAWRSEILRQRSAQTATEHAEEARLLAKTAGKLAVNGWVCAYVPVRGEPGSRELLDALCVGGSRVLLPVTGPPGPLQWAEYTGPDSLQPARFGLLEPIGELLGAEAVGLAELILVPALAVDLRGVRLGRGAGYYDRTLGAARPGVRLTAVVRDAELVSRLPEEPHDLRMGWALTPRGGLRQLGTVE
- a CDS encoding FmdB family zinc ribbon protein, encoding MPTYSYACTQCDNRFDIVQSFSDDALTVCPECSGKLRKLFNSVGIVFKGSGFYRTDSRGGSATASEPAKSDGAKSDNGSSKPAESSAPSSNGSASSSSTSTAAAAS
- a CDS encoding SAF domain-containing protein, whose translation is MKSRTDLGRENPLRAVLDNRPPWADLLLVRRLLAAALTVLAAVLFLRGDPDTHPAQVVVADHDLPPGRLLAAGDLRTAPRESGSLPSGAVRDAGELVGATLTGAMRAGEVFTDLRIVGPRLAAVAAGAPDARIVPIRLADNAVAEILRAGDRVDVVGAEDGSDRPARTLARDAAVVLVSRPADRRGQPEPVVLVAMDATHATAVAAASLRTALTVVFH
- the mscL gene encoding large conductance mechanosensitive channel protein MscL; this encodes MLKGFKEFIFRGNVLDLAVAVVIGTAFTAIVSAFTDGIVKPLLAVFGGTNELGWGFQIVSGKPATFIQLGTIVGAVIDFLLIAAVLYFILVTPANRIMARFGSKQAAATEIALLTEIRDLLAEQRNAEGDAGKATGSSTTTIREV
- a CDS encoding MspA family porin, producing the protein MINRKSLVKVAGAGAAAAVAMGLFSTGAANADTFIPLPGGSLTKTLSDGTVVTVNLHGESANINPSMGATPVHRNAWASGTASVELSGGGASAGGRIYPGYLVGCQVNIGGVGVDGGAGLDIESDGEGGAKGTPSANGGAALSLGPGQSATFYVLDREVADDFGNESHSRNNRFKGLTGSVSWADSTIGLNGCGGYAQARAFVKVKVETDNVMSYVTLWGAPFSLG
- a CDS encoding MspA family porin encodes the protein MSENRTNGLRRSAGVAGAAAAVAMGLFSTGAANADVFVPLPDGQKTGPGVTITRTGEHAVVVPGITANGVTREVRVSGNATADVTATPDGNPGPWNGADNSPGTNNSSTHGASTITTGYIVGCQVSIGDEALSLSGGVSVKPDSLGLSGGFSLGLGPGQVSWAAIEQKDILKAGVYSVEYEDMLISITGCAGYAQARSYTVVEIIGDHYSKTTLYGQPFSIG
- a CDS encoding molybdenum cofactor biosynthesis protein B; translated protein: MSSADLSAVANSAVEQAAAGATVSSMEIDAPVAGRALVVVVDDRTAHGGVDSLGPLVTELLTEAGFLVDASVSVQADEVEIRNALNTAVIGGVDLVISVGGTGMSPRDVTPEATSQVLDRELLGITEALRASGRVAGSLDAGLSRGVAGISGSTLVVNLPGTRAAVRDGMATLGPLASKAIGELSGLAE
- a CDS encoding S1C family serine protease, producing the protein MTEEEKSGTSGPQPTEQIPAGWGAPSQPYSQAGPYSTGQYSTPQYQTQQFPGPESGPEYAAMPGYPNPPHPGAPYGVQPPRKPLRTGLIAGALALALVSGGIGGVVGAAVTHRDGSGTSVSNALDAPRPKVKDVANAPAGSIQAVAQKVVPSVVMIKVASNRAEGEGSGVVLSSDGLILTNNHVAAGAGANSKMEVVFSDGSTAPATMVGNDPVSDLAVIKAEKTGLTPIEFGTSADLQVGESAIAIGSPLGLAGTVTTGIVSALNRPVSTSGEGASSPNTPNPVIDAIQTDAAINPGNSGGALVDSNGKLIGINTAIASLGANEMAGQQTGSIGLGFAIPVDQARRVADQLIKTGHATYAQIGIKLRPEDDSALVLEATPDGPAAKAGIPAGSVITKIDDRPISSGNALIAAVRSYQPGDKVKVTYTDEQGNNPKTVEVTLSGAPA